A genomic segment from Micromonospora echinaurantiaca encodes:
- a CDS encoding cytochrome P450, which yields MAARHHHGPAVTAAEDFLSVVGTPEYVADPYPFLRRLRETAPALHAGSDIWVVPRYTDVVRGLKDPALSCDFARLEHYDRYFRARGVDNRFPLPLNALDPPDHRRIRSAITPEFHPAAVDALRPVITETVEEVLDELEARGRTDIDLVDDVAYPIPVAIIGRLFGIPREDQPLLRRWSHEFGVASDPDAVLTDAQREQAAEATREAGAYFARLVRRRDTVPGGNLLGRWLAASRDDRTMSLAELLVNGVFLLIVGHHNTVSLIANGMLALLEHPDQLDLLRRSPELMPNAVEELLRYDSPVQTSTRVTTGVYHVDGVDIPAHRQVMLLLGSANRDERVFADPDRLDLRRPEAPRNLGLGRGMHSCLGGTLARIEVGAALAALVRRYPGMSVAGPARRRVPCFTLRGLTSLPVHLG from the coding sequence ATGGCCGCCCGGCACCACCACGGCCCGGCCGTCACCGCCGCCGAGGACTTCCTGTCGGTGGTCGGCACCCCCGAGTACGTCGCCGACCCGTACCCGTTCCTGCGGCGGCTGCGCGAGACCGCGCCGGCGCTGCACGCCGGCTCGGACATCTGGGTGGTCCCCCGGTACACCGACGTGGTGCGCGGCCTCAAGGACCCCGCGCTCAGCTGCGACTTCGCCCGGCTGGAGCACTACGACCGCTACTTTCGGGCGCGCGGCGTGGACAACCGGTTCCCGCTGCCGCTCAACGCGCTGGATCCGCCGGACCACCGGCGGATCCGCTCGGCCATCACCCCGGAGTTCCACCCGGCCGCCGTGGACGCGCTCCGCCCGGTGATCACCGAGACGGTGGAGGAGGTCCTCGACGAGCTGGAGGCGCGGGGACGGACCGACATCGACCTGGTGGACGACGTGGCGTACCCGATCCCGGTCGCCATCATCGGCCGGCTGTTCGGCATCCCGCGCGAGGACCAGCCACTGCTGCGCCGCTGGTCGCACGAGTTCGGCGTGGCCTCCGACCCGGACGCGGTGCTCACCGACGCCCAGCGCGAGCAGGCCGCGGAGGCGACCCGGGAGGCCGGCGCCTACTTCGCCCGGCTGGTGCGCCGCCGCGACACCGTGCCCGGTGGCAACCTGCTCGGCCGCTGGCTGGCGGCCAGCCGCGACGACCGCACCATGTCCCTGGCCGAGCTGCTGGTCAACGGGGTCTTCCTGCTGATCGTCGGGCACCACAACACGGTCAGCCTGATCGCCAACGGGATGCTCGCCCTGCTGGAGCACCCGGACCAGCTCGACCTGCTGCGCCGCTCACCGGAGCTGATGCCCAACGCGGTCGAGGAACTGCTGCGCTACGACAGCCCGGTGCAGACCTCCACCCGGGTCACCACCGGGGTCTACCACGTCGACGGGGTGGACATCCCGGCCCACCGCCAGGTGATGCTGCTGCTCGGCTCGGCCAACCGCGACGAGCGGGTCTTCGCCGACCCGGACCGGCTCGACCTGCGCCGCCCGGAGGCGCCGCGCAACCTGGGGCTGGGCCGGGGCATGCACTCCTGCCTCGGCGGCACCCTGGCCCGGATCGAGGTCGGCGCCGCGCTGGCCGCGCTGGTCCGCCGGTATCCCGGGATGAGCGTCGCCGGGCCAGCGCGCCGCCGGGTGCCCTGCTTCACGCTGCGCGGCCTGACCAGCCTCCCGGTCCACCTCGGCTGA
- a CDS encoding cytochrome P450 has translation MDIASALKVLNSPEGRAEPYAAYAAMHAHGPVIPFGRRVHIIVGYDHVDAMMRDSRLLLDGTVSLDRYVRNWREHPSMRMMANSLHSVNPPDHTRVRRVFGAAFTARRVAAMQEKIEQRVDRLIDTLLESRGGSVEFMETFAYPLPLGIFCDLMGVPDADGEWLRPHWDELVKVQNMQFGEALFSADHATAELSRYFDRLVAERRAEPRDDFLTALLEANDTAVEGLDHDELIANLVLLLMAGWETVANMLGSGLVLLLERPEQARRLREDPSLAPGFVDEILRMESPIQWTLRWAAEDITVAGVNVKANQHVQMMLGAANRDPNRFPDPDRFDPDRPNNHPLTFGAGAHICLGQALGRLQGRIAFPQLLRRLPDLAVAEEPTRLDRPAQRGYSKLPVSVG, from the coding sequence GTGGACATCGCGAGCGCGCTGAAGGTGCTGAACAGTCCGGAGGGCCGCGCCGAGCCGTACGCGGCGTACGCGGCGATGCACGCCCACGGACCGGTGATCCCCTTCGGCCGACGGGTCCACATCATCGTCGGGTACGACCACGTCGACGCGATGATGCGCGACTCCCGGCTGCTGCTCGACGGCACCGTGTCGCTGGACCGGTACGTCCGCAACTGGCGCGAGCACCCGTCGATGCGGATGATGGCGAACTCGCTGCACTCGGTGAACCCGCCGGACCACACCCGGGTCCGCCGGGTCTTCGGGGCCGCGTTCACCGCCCGCCGGGTGGCCGCCATGCAGGAGAAGATCGAGCAGCGGGTGGACCGGCTCATCGACACCCTGCTGGAGAGCCGGGGCGGGTCGGTCGAGTTCATGGAGACCTTCGCCTACCCGCTGCCGCTGGGCATCTTCTGCGACCTGATGGGGGTGCCCGACGCCGACGGCGAGTGGCTGCGCCCGCACTGGGACGAGCTGGTGAAGGTGCAGAACATGCAGTTCGGCGAGGCGCTGTTCAGCGCCGACCACGCCACCGCCGAGCTGTCCCGCTACTTCGACCGGCTGGTGGCCGAGCGGCGCGCCGAGCCGCGCGACGACTTCCTCACCGCCCTGCTGGAGGCGAACGACACCGCCGTCGAAGGGCTCGACCACGACGAGCTGATCGCCAACCTGGTGCTGCTGCTGATGGCCGGCTGGGAGACGGTGGCGAACATGCTCGGCAGCGGGCTGGTCCTCCTGCTGGAGCGCCCCGAGCAGGCCCGGCGGCTGCGCGAGGACCCGTCCCTGGCGCCCGGCTTCGTCGACGAGATCCTGCGGATGGAGTCGCCGATCCAGTGGACGCTGCGCTGGGCGGCCGAGGACATCACCGTCGCCGGGGTGAACGTGAAGGCCAACCAGCACGTGCAGATGATGCTCGGCGCGGCGAACCGGGACCCGAACCGCTTCCCCGACCCGGACCGGTTCGACCCGGACCGGCCGAACAACCACCCGCTGACCTTCGGCGCCGGCGCGCACATCTGCCTGGGCCAGGCGCTGGGCCGGTTGCAGGGCCGGATCGCCTTCCCCCAGCTGCTGCGCCGGCTGCCCGACCTGGCCGTGGCGGAGGAACCCACCCGGCTCGACCGGCCCGCCCAGCGGGGCTACTCGAAGCTTCCCGTCAGCGTCGGCTGA